One Terriglobia bacterium genomic region harbors:
- the tkt gene encoding transketolase, translated as MSVVAADRKQTDELCINTIRALAMDAVQKANSGHPGMPMGAAVMAYVLWDRFLHHNPANPKWANRDRFILSAGHGCMLHYALLHLTGYDLPMEQIKQFRQAGSITPGHPEYGVTPGVECTTGPLGQGFANGVGMAIAQKFLGTQFNRPPYSIVDYHIYAIVSDGDLMEGVTSEAASLAGHLGLGNLIYLYDDNHISIEGDTALAFTESVDERFAAYRWHVQRVDGNDIGAVHKAIEVARDEKERPSIICCRTHIAFGSPHKQDTAGAHGAPLGADEVKLTKRNLGWPEEAQFYVPPEVLAHFREATRRGQIMEADWKSTFDRYARNYPEMAAQWSQIQEGRLPDGWEKSLPVFGVAAGSLATREASGKVLNAIAPVVPWLLGGSGDLAPSTDTLLKGYGDFEKGNYQGRNFHFGVREHAMGSITNGIALSGLISFSATFLQFSDYMRPPIRLAAFSEYPSIFVFTHDSLGLGEDGPTHQPVEHLAALRAIHNLTVIRPADGDETAQAWRFALENRKSPTALIFTRQKLPPIDRAKYAPATGLLKGAYVLAEAEGGAPDLILIATGSEVSLAIDSRLELAKKGIRARIVSMPSWELFEQQSQAYRDSVLPPAVKSRLAIEMAGPMGWQKWIGEAGDMICVDGYGISAPLKAILETFGFTVDNVVARARKLVNR; from the coding sequence GATTCGCGCATTGGCGATGGACGCGGTTCAGAAAGCGAACTCGGGTCATCCGGGCATGCCCATGGGCGCGGCCGTGATGGCCTATGTGCTCTGGGATCGTTTTCTGCATCATAATCCCGCCAATCCCAAGTGGGCCAATCGGGACCGCTTCATCCTTTCCGCCGGCCATGGGTGCATGTTGCACTATGCATTGCTTCATCTCACCGGATACGACCTTCCCATGGAACAGATCAAGCAGTTTCGACAGGCGGGATCAATTACGCCGGGCCATCCGGAATACGGCGTGACGCCGGGGGTGGAGTGCACCACGGGACCCCTGGGCCAGGGGTTCGCCAATGGCGTCGGCATGGCCATCGCGCAGAAATTTTTGGGGACGCAATTTAACCGCCCGCCGTATTCCATTGTCGATTACCACATCTACGCCATCGTTAGTGACGGCGATCTCATGGAGGGCGTGACCTCGGAAGCGGCGTCGCTGGCCGGGCACCTTGGCCTGGGAAACCTCATTTATCTCTACGATGATAATCACATCAGCATCGAGGGCGACACGGCACTGGCCTTCACGGAAAGCGTCGATGAGCGTTTCGCTGCCTACCGGTGGCATGTGCAGCGGGTGGATGGCAATGACATCGGGGCAGTCCACAAAGCCATTGAAGTCGCACGCGACGAAAAGGAGCGCCCCTCCATCATTTGTTGCCGAACCCATATCGCCTTTGGGAGTCCTCACAAGCAGGATACCGCGGGGGCTCACGGGGCTCCTCTGGGAGCAGACGAAGTGAAGCTCACGAAAAGAAACCTGGGTTGGCCAGAGGAGGCGCAGTTCTATGTTCCTCCTGAGGTCCTTGCACACTTTCGCGAGGCCACCCGGCGGGGCCAGATCATGGAGGCGGATTGGAAGTCGACCTTTGATCGATATGCCCGGAATTACCCCGAAATGGCTGCACAATGGAGTCAGATTCAGGAAGGAAGACTTCCTGATGGGTGGGAAAAATCGCTGCCCGTCTTCGGGGTCGCGGCCGGATCCCTGGCGACGCGCGAGGCCTCAGGCAAGGTGCTGAACGCGATCGCCCCCGTCGTCCCCTGGCTGCTGGGTGGATCGGGGGATTTGGCCCCTTCGACGGACACGCTCTTGAAGGGCTATGGGGATTTTGAAAAAGGGAATTACCAGGGGCGAAACTTTCACTTCGGAGTGCGTGAGCATGCCATGGGATCGATTACCAACGGGATTGCCCTGAGCGGATTGATCTCCTTCAGCGCTACGTTCCTGCAATTTTCCGATTACATGCGCCCTCCTATCCGGTTGGCTGCCTTCAGCGAGTATCCGTCCATTTTTGTGTTCACCCATGATTCCCTGGGACTGGGGGAAGACGGTCCCACGCATCAGCCGGTCGAACACCTAGCCGCCCTGCGTGCGATTCATAACCTGACCGTGATTCGTCCCGCCGATGGTGACGAGACTGCCCAGGCCTGGAGGTTTGCCCTCGAGAACCGGAAGTCGCCAACCGCCCTTATTTTCACGCGGCAGAAACTTCCACCGATCGACCGGGCAAAATATGCGCCGGCGACCGGCCTCCTGAAGGGCGCCTACGTCCTTGCAGAGGCAGAAGGGGGAGCGCCTGATCTTATTCTGATCGCCACAGGGTCGGAAGTGTCTCTGGCAATCGACAGTCGACTCGAATTGGCGAAAAAGGGGATTCGAGCGCGGATCGTCTCCATGCCGAGTTGGGAGCTGTTTGAGCAGCAATCGCAGGCTTACCGCGATTCCGTGTTGCCCCCGGCGGTGAAATCACGATTGGCTATAGAAATGGCCGGACCCATGGGTTGGCAGAAATGGATCGGGGAAGCCGGGGACATGATCTGCGTTGATGGTTATGGCATCTCGGCCCCCCTTAAGGCGATCCTGGAGACCTTTGGATTCACTGTCGACAACGTTGTAGCTCGCGCCCGAAAACTGGTCAACCGGTGA
- a CDS encoding cytochrome b N-terminal domain-containing protein, with amino-acid sequence MWRKLYSWLDERTGVEGLIRKINDEPIRGGARWTYVFGSGVLLLLALQFFTGIVLTMYYAPTSDHAHASVAFIQKVVSGGALLRGLHYYGSSAIIILVILHFAQTFLFGAYKEKRELLWISGLLMLLLVMAFGFTGYLLPWTQEAYFGTKVGTSIMGEVPMGGPLVQRIMLGGREITTLTLSRFFTLHVWLLPLVLILLAGSHVVFFRRSGPAGPYHHREDARTDLFYPRQVFLDALVFLFIFIVLVILSLKLKAPLGQQADPTSDYLARPPWYFLPLFELLKYFPGNMTLVPAVLLPGIAFIILTVLPFFDRKEERHPLRRPVATGLMLLGLLGAGGLVILSKYQDGANPDLRAQVESQKREEAAFLEAPFQPEEIGRSLPIEVPMVPVMGNLRNPVLKIYFANCANCHGRDATGGALGPSLIRLASSRQLSKDFLLKYISGHAREPSPDSMPRFQQLSLDQCSDLADWLLKLHSLDQLSEARGGVVESTPPPTPKVAAPTPSTKGAEKIAAGPHPPEAFMKTCAFCHGNDAGGNIGPSLAGITAKPQRSPEDLLKLLDDSRAYGLKDPMPASFPKLSADDKKAIVDWLSKLQ; translated from the coding sequence GTGTGGAGAAAACTTTATTCCTGGTTGGATGAGCGGACGGGCGTGGAAGGCCTGATCCGGAAGATCAACGACGAACCGATCCGGGGCGGCGCGCGCTGGACTTATGTATTTGGCAGCGGGGTTCTCTTGTTGCTCGCACTCCAGTTTTTTACAGGGATCGTTTTGACGATGTACTACGCCCCCACCAGCGATCACGCACATGCCAGCGTTGCATTCATCCAGAAAGTGGTGTCCGGTGGAGCGTTGTTGCGGGGGCTTCATTATTATGGGTCCAGTGCCATCATCATTCTGGTCATCCTCCATTTCGCGCAAACTTTTCTGTTTGGAGCATACAAAGAGAAACGCGAACTCCTCTGGATCAGCGGCCTGCTCATGTTGCTGCTCGTGATGGCCTTTGGGTTTACCGGATACCTGCTGCCCTGGACCCAGGAAGCATACTTCGGGACCAAGGTGGGAACATCGATCATGGGCGAGGTGCCTATGGGCGGCCCCCTGGTGCAGCGGATCATGCTCGGGGGAAGAGAAATTACAACACTCACGCTCTCGCGTTTTTTCACACTCCATGTGTGGCTTCTGCCGCTGGTCCTGATCCTTTTGGCGGGTTCTCACGTGGTGTTCTTCAGGAGGTCCGGTCCGGCGGGTCCTTACCACCATCGCGAGGATGCTCGCACCGACCTGTTTTACCCACGACAGGTTTTCTTAGACGCCCTGGTTTTTCTGTTTATTTTCATTGTGCTGGTGATTCTCTCTTTGAAACTGAAGGCGCCCCTGGGCCAACAGGCGGATCCGACGTCGGATTATCTTGCCCGGCCCCCGTGGTACTTTTTGCCGTTGTTTGAGTTGCTGAAGTACTTCCCCGGCAACATGACACTGGTTCCAGCGGTGTTGTTGCCTGGGATCGCTTTTATTATCCTGACAGTACTCCCATTTTTCGACCGCAAAGAAGAGCGTCACCCCCTGCGGCGGCCTGTTGCCACGGGGCTGATGTTATTGGGACTCCTCGGGGCGGGAGGCCTGGTGATTCTGTCCAAATATCAGGATGGCGCGAATCCCGATCTTCGCGCCCAGGTTGAGAGCCAGAAGCGCGAGGAGGCGGCTTTCTTGGAGGCGCCTTTCCAACCGGAGGAGATTGGCCGCTCGCTTCCCATCGAGGTTCCCATGGTGCCGGTCATGGGCAACCTTCGAAATCCAGTTTTGAAAATCTATTTCGCCAATTGTGCCAACTGTCACGGGCGTGATGCCACGGGAGGCGCCCTGGGGCCATCGTTAATCCGCCTTGCCTCGTCACGCCAGCTCTCGAAGGACTTCCTTCTGAAATATATATCCGGCCATGCGAGAGAGCCCTCCCCGGATTCCATGCCTCGGTTTCAACAGCTCAGCCTTGATCAATGCAGTGATTTGGCGGATTGGCTGCTGAAACTGCATTCACTCGACCAGTTGTCGGAGGCAAGGGGAGGGGTGGTCGAAAGCACCCCTCCGCCCACCCCAAAGGTCGCCGCTCCAACTCCTTCCACAAAGGGAGCTGAAAAAATAGCTGCCGGCCCGCATCCTCCCGAAGCTTTTATGAAGACCTGCGCATTCTGTCATGGCAATGATGCCGGCGGGAATATTGGTCCGTCTCTAGCAGGTATCACCGCAAAACCGCAGCGATCTCCGGAGGATCTTTTGAAGCTGCTGGATGATTCCCGCGCGTACGGACTGAAAGATCCGATGCCCGCAAGCTTCCCGAAACTGAGCGCGGACGATAAGAAGGCGATCGTCGATTGGCTGTCGAAGTTGCAGTAG
- a CDS encoding Rieske 2Fe-2S domain-containing protein, giving the protein MSKPSNSVPVSDRRSFLGKMTGLIGAFVAAVVGVATGKYALYPAFRKASEEQNWQVVCPLEDIPEHEPVKRSVVISQDAGWGKFNSQRLIWILRDGSRVVVFSATCPHLGCTVNAASNGFMCPCHGSAWTRDGQRQGGPTLRGLDTLDYRIEEGVLKVKYEFFKQSIAEKEIIS; this is encoded by the coding sequence ATGTCCAAACCGTCAAATTCAGTGCCCGTCTCAGATCGCCGCTCATTCCTGGGGAAGATGACGGGTTTGATTGGCGCCTTTGTGGCTGCGGTGGTGGGCGTCGCGACCGGGAAATATGCATTGTATCCGGCCTTCCGGAAGGCCTCTGAGGAACAGAACTGGCAGGTCGTGTGCCCTTTAGAAGACATTCCTGAACATGAGCCTGTCAAGCGGAGCGTTGTCATCTCACAGGACGCGGGGTGGGGAAAGTTCAACTCGCAACGCCTCATCTGGATTCTGCGCGATGGATCCAGGGTGGTCGTTTTTTCAGCCACCTGCCCTCATCTGGGATGCACTGTCAATGCGGCATCGAATGGATTCATGTGCCCGTGCCACGGGAGTGCGTGGACTCGCGACGGGCAACGCCAGGGGGGTCCCACTCTCCGTGGGCTGGATACCCTCGATTATCGGATTGAAGAGGGTGTCCTCAAGGTGAAGTATGAGTTCTTCAAACAGAGTATTGCTGAGAAAGAGATCATTTCATGA
- a CDS encoding helix-hairpin-helix domain-containing protein, with amino-acid sequence MCADEHRQVGEPMSRVAALKGLQQIPGVGKSIAVDLWNLGFRSVQGLRNQNPEKLYIKHCRQKGMMVDRCMLYVLRCAVYYASHDRHQPQLLKWWNWKDRK; translated from the coding sequence ATGTGCGCAGATGAACACAGACAAGTGGGTGAGCCAATGAGCAGAGTAGCGGCATTGAAGGGACTTCAACAGATACCCGGGGTAGGGAAGAGTATAGCGGTGGATTTATGGAATCTCGGTTTTCGATCCGTTCAAGGTTTGAGAAACCAGAATCCGGAGAAGTTGTATATCAAACATTGCAGGCAGAAAGGGATGATGGTGGACCGGTGCATGCTGTATGTTCTTCGTTGTGCCGTCTACTACGCCTCCCATGACCGACATCAGCCACAGCTTCTTAAATGGTGGAACTGGAAGGACCGGAAATAG
- the zwf gene encoding glucose-6-phosphate dehydrogenase: MTSTTLLTNPLREGLQVERSADPCVVVIFGASGDLTKRKLIPALFSLAENQLLPPSFGIVGFARKSWTDDGFRQVQREFIEDERLKTPVWKSFEEGIFYCQSDFSDASGYKKLGELLARIDRERGTQTNRLFYLSTPPDAYSEIIRQLGAARMVAGSGSKNWTRIIIEKPFGRDLDSAHALNEEVNSVFREDQVYRIDHYLGKETVQNIMVFRFANGIFEPIWNRRYIDHVQIAVAETLGVEHRASYYERSGAARDMIQNHMLQVLNLVAMEPPAAMDADAIRDEKTKVLRAIRPVSGEEARKYSVRAQYSQGFVAGKQVPAYRQEEGVDPASLTETYCAFKLFIDNWRWAGVPFYLRSGKRLAKRVSEIAIQFKSVPHLLFGQTADDQLEPNILVLKIQPDEGITLRFGAKLPGQSMHIRWVNMEFRYGTSFGVKTPEAYERLLHDCMRGDATLFARRDAVEAAWKVIMPYLTSWRQSTEKDLPQYEAGSQGPAEADDLISKDGRRWRRL; this comes from the coding sequence ATGACATCTACCACACTGCTGACTAATCCGCTTCGCGAGGGATTGCAAGTGGAGCGCTCGGCGGATCCGTGCGTCGTCGTCATTTTTGGGGCATCGGGAGATCTTACCAAACGGAAGCTGATCCCGGCCCTTTTCAGCCTGGCAGAAAATCAATTGCTTCCTCCCTCGTTTGGCATCGTAGGCTTCGCGCGTAAGTCCTGGACCGATGACGGATTTCGCCAGGTGCAGCGCGAGTTCATTGAAGACGAACGCCTCAAGACACCCGTCTGGAAGTCCTTTGAAGAGGGGATTTTCTATTGCCAATCCGATTTCTCGGATGCTTCGGGATACAAGAAGCTGGGAGAACTCCTTGCCCGGATCGACCGTGAGAGAGGGACCCAGACCAACCGTTTGTTTTATCTCTCGACGCCGCCTGATGCCTATTCTGAAATCATTCGACAATTAGGGGCGGCCAGGATGGTGGCCGGGAGCGGATCCAAGAACTGGACCCGAATCATTATCGAAAAACCTTTTGGGAGAGATCTTGATAGTGCCCATGCTCTGAATGAGGAAGTAAACAGCGTCTTCAGAGAAGATCAGGTGTATCGCATTGATCATTACCTGGGCAAGGAGACCGTCCAGAACATTATGGTCTTTCGATTCGCCAACGGGATTTTTGAGCCGATTTGGAATCGGCGGTACATCGATCACGTGCAGATCGCCGTGGCCGAGACCTTGGGAGTGGAACATCGTGCCTCTTATTACGAGAGATCAGGGGCCGCGCGCGACATGATTCAAAATCATATGCTGCAGGTGTTGAACCTCGTGGCAATGGAACCGCCTGCCGCGATGGATGCCGACGCCATCCGGGATGAGAAAACCAAGGTCCTGCGGGCCATTCGGCCGGTCTCGGGAGAAGAAGCCCGGAAGTACTCGGTGCGCGCACAATATTCCCAGGGGTTTGTCGCCGGGAAGCAGGTGCCCGCCTATCGCCAGGAGGAGGGTGTTGATCCGGCATCTCTGACAGAAACGTATTGCGCATTCAAGCTTTTCATCGATAACTGGCGCTGGGCGGGCGTCCCCTTCTATTTGCGCTCGGGAAAGCGGCTGGCCAAGCGAGTTTCCGAGATCGCGATCCAGTTCAAGAGTGTCCCGCACCTTCTTTTTGGACAGACTGCCGATGACCAGCTTGAGCCCAACATCCTGGTCTTAAAAATTCAGCCGGACGAGGGAATCACCCTTCGTTTTGGTGCGAAGCTTCCCGGCCAATCCATGCATATCCGCTGGGTCAACATGGAATTCCGTTACGGTACCTCATTTGGAGTCAAGACGCCTGAAGCGTACGAACGATTGCTTCATGACTGCATGCGGGGTGATGCCACCCTGTTCGCTCGCCGGGATGCCGTTGAAGCGGCCTGGAAAGTGATCATGCCCTATCTCACGTCCTGGCGCCAGTCAACGGAGAAAGATTTGCCCCAGTATGAGGCCGGCTCCCAGGGCCCGGCTGAAGCCGATGATTTGATTTCCAAGGATGGACGCAGGTGGCGGCGTTTGTGA
- a CDS encoding glucose-6-phosphate dehydrogenase assembly protein OpcA, protein MDASQNPLGGVLKGQPLEVDIPAIEEELRELWKGAAQADSTDPESEGVVARASVLNLVVWTEDATQESSLTETISELTVQNPCRAIVVTAVAGEDNLKMEAWISAHCHRPSPASKVMCCEQISLRGSGGAGRELAATTIPFLISDLPVFVWWKGGRFFDSEFLKAISSVCDRLILDSKTFASPESDFAQLEEYIKAHHSRSAVSDVAWHRLMQWRELASQFFDPPVLRDHLEHIEHVTVEYNKRVVDGSGVPPQAYLLLGWLGSRLHWEVLGAEIGNEERRFHLCPKAGGHGITAVVRPADARLELSGHLVSFGLRTGEEWSTTFRIGKGEDPNCAQTEIAFANLPPFLRTVPLRIYNEVELIARQLEIFSHDQIYEESIQMAAALVRALKRP, encoded by the coding sequence ATGGACGCATCCCAGAACCCGCTGGGTGGAGTATTGAAGGGGCAGCCACTTGAGGTGGACATCCCTGCAATCGAGGAAGAGCTGCGTGAACTCTGGAAGGGAGCCGCGCAGGCGGATTCCACGGATCCGGAATCCGAGGGAGTTGTGGCACGAGCCAGCGTCCTGAATCTGGTTGTCTGGACCGAAGACGCGACCCAGGAGTCCTCACTGACTGAAACCATCAGCGAATTGACGGTCCAGAATCCCTGTCGTGCAATTGTGGTCACTGCCGTCGCAGGGGAGGATAACCTCAAAATGGAGGCCTGGATCTCCGCGCATTGTCATCGGCCCTCTCCGGCCAGCAAGGTGATGTGCTGTGAGCAGATCTCACTTCGAGGGTCAGGCGGGGCAGGGAGGGAGTTGGCGGCCACAACGATCCCATTCCTGATATCCGATTTGCCGGTGTTCGTGTGGTGGAAAGGGGGCCGTTTTTTTGACAGCGAGTTTCTGAAGGCCATTTCCAGCGTTTGCGATCGTTTGATTCTGGATTCGAAGACCTTTGCGTCACCCGAGTCTGATTTTGCGCAGTTGGAGGAATATATCAAGGCCCATCACAGCCGGTCGGCGGTAAGCGATGTGGCGTGGCATCGGCTGATGCAATGGCGTGAGCTGGCGTCGCAGTTTTTCGATCCCCCGGTGTTGCGGGATCATCTGGAACACATCGAACACGTTACCGTGGAGTACAACAAGCGTGTCGTGGACGGATCTGGCGTCCCCCCGCAAGCCTATTTGCTTTTGGGATGGCTTGGCAGCCGACTGCATTGGGAAGTGCTCGGCGCGGAGATCGGGAATGAGGAACGTCGCTTTCATTTGTGCCCTAAAGCGGGAGGCCACGGCATCACGGCGGTGGTTCGGCCGGCAGACGCCCGGTTGGAGTTGTCCGGCCACCTGGTCTCGTTTGGATTGAGGACAGGGGAGGAGTGGTCGACAACTTTTCGCATTGGCAAGGGAGAGGATCCAAATTGCGCGCAGACGGAAATTGCGTTCGCGAACCTGCCCCCCTTCCTTCGCACCGTTCCTCTGCGAATTTACAACGAGGTGGAACTGATCGCCCGTCAATTGGAAATCTTCAGCCACGACCAAATTTATGAGGAATCCATTCAAATGGCGGCGGCCCTGGTGAGGGCATTGAAGCGGCCCTGA
- the pgl gene encoding 6-phosphogluconolactonase: MSAQQPSNALKREIEIYSSLDELTHAAAERFITASDGAIQARGRFTVVLSGGSTPRSLYSLLATPPYSSRTDWQKVHFFWGDERSVPPIHKDSNFRMARETLLSKVNPPLTNIHRIPAEKTVASEAAKAYAEELKSFFSLREGEWPRFDFVMLGMGPDGHTASLFPDTLVLHETTLLVAAPWVDKLKCYRITLTPPALNHAAQIVFFVAGTDKAASLREVLEGNFRPETYPAQLIHPVDGKVSWMVDREAAAELQPEK, translated from the coding sequence ATGTCTGCACAACAGCCATCGAACGCCTTGAAACGTGAGATCGAAATCTATAGCAGCCTTGACGAATTGACTCATGCCGCCGCCGAGCGGTTCATCACCGCCTCGGATGGGGCGATCCAGGCTCGGGGCCGATTCACCGTCGTCCTTTCTGGCGGCTCGACTCCCAGGAGCCTTTATTCCCTGCTGGCAACCCCACCTTATTCCTCACGGACCGATTGGCAGAAAGTCCATTTTTTTTGGGGCGACGAGCGGTCGGTCCCACCTATCCACAAGGACAGCAATTTTCGAATGGCTCGCGAAACTTTGTTAAGCAAGGTGAATCCTCCCCTGACCAATATTCATCGCATCCCTGCTGAGAAGACCGTCGCCTCTGAGGCGGCGAAGGCGTATGCGGAGGAATTGAAATCCTTTTTCAGTCTCCGCGAGGGTGAGTGGCCGCGGTTTGATTTTGTTATGCTGGGGATGGGGCCGGACGGACATACCGCCTCCCTGTTTCCCGACACGTTGGTGTTGCACGAGACGACGTTGCTGGTCGCGGCCCCTTGGGTGGACAAACTCAAATGCTATCGCATCACGCTGACACCTCCTGCACTGAATCACGCCGCTCAGATCGTATTCTTTGTTGCGGGGACCGACAAGGCTGCCTCCCTCCGCGAAGTTTTGGAGGGCAATTTTCGACCCGAGACCTATCCGGCACAGCTCATCCACCCCGTCGATGGGAAAGTTTCCTGGATGGTGGATCGAGAGGCGGCGGCGGAGCTTCAACCGGAAAAATGA
- the gnd gene encoding decarboxylating 6-phosphogluconate dehydrogenase translates to MLRLHWVSAGEIRTKQVEERSESMQLGFIGLGKMGGNMVQRLLRGGHKVVAFDRNPEVVKASAALGATASASVGEMVSKLSPPRVIWLMVPSGTPTQDTINEVASLLQKGDTLVDGGNSMFKDSIRRGKELADRGIHFVDCGTSGGVWGLQNGYCMMIGGEAAVLKKIEPIFKTLAPEDGYAFVGPSGAGHYVKMVHNGIEYGLMQAYGEGFEILHNSQFNLNLPQVAKLWNHASVVRSWLLELAQDALERDPHLENIKGYVEDSGEGRWTILEAMEHNVPAPVITLSLFERFHSRQPESFSAKVLAALRNEFGGHAVKAAAK, encoded by the coding sequence ATGCTCAGACTCCATTGGGTGAGCGCAGGAGAAATCCGGACAAAGCAGGTTGAGGAAAGGAGTGAATCCATGCAACTAGGATTTATCGGATTGGGCAAAATGGGCGGCAACATGGTGCAGAGGCTGCTCCGAGGCGGGCACAAGGTCGTCGCCTTTGATCGAAACCCGGAGGTCGTAAAGGCCTCGGCGGCCTTGGGCGCAACTGCCTCCGCCTCAGTCGGGGAAATGGTATCGAAACTGAGCCCGCCACGGGTGATTTGGCTGATGGTCCCTTCGGGCACTCCTACTCAAGACACGATCAACGAGGTAGCATCGCTTCTACAGAAGGGTGACACCCTTGTCGACGGCGGCAACTCCATGTTCAAAGACAGTATCCGTCGCGGGAAGGAACTCGCTGATCGCGGCATCCACTTTGTGGACTGTGGAACCAGCGGGGGCGTGTGGGGACTGCAGAATGGATACTGCATGATGATTGGAGGCGAGGCCGCCGTTCTCAAGAAGATTGAGCCCATCTTTAAGACCCTGGCACCTGAGGATGGCTATGCCTTTGTGGGACCTTCCGGGGCGGGCCACTATGTCAAAATGGTGCATAACGGAATTGAATACGGCCTGATGCAGGCTTACGGAGAAGGGTTTGAGATTCTCCACAACTCCCAGTTCAATCTGAATCTTCCCCAGGTTGCTAAGCTCTGGAACCACGCCAGCGTGGTCCGCTCCTGGCTGTTGGAACTGGCCCAGGATGCCCTGGAAAGGGACCCTCACCTTGAGAACATCAAGGGCTATGTTGAAGACTCTGGCGAAGGCCGGTGGACCATCCTGGAAGCGATGGAGCATAATGTGCCGGCGCCTGTCATAACACTCTCCCTCTTCGAACGGTTCCACTCGCGACAGCCGGAGTCATTCTCCGCCAAAGTCCTGGCGGCGCTCAGGAATGAGTTCGGCGGACACGCCGTCAAGGCCGCGGCAAAATGA